In Chanodichthys erythropterus isolate Z2021 chromosome 9, ASM2448905v1, whole genome shotgun sequence, a genomic segment contains:
- the fzd10 gene encoding frizzled-10: MFAANVGLSFVLLCVAGFCSAISSIDPDRPGEGRCQEIAIPLCKDIGYNLTVMPNLMGHEDQSEAAIKLHEFAPLIEFGCHSHLKFFLCSLYAPMCTEQVSTPIPACRVMCEQARQKCSPIMEQFNFHWPESLDCSRLPNKNDPNYLCMEAPNNGTDEPPKGSHTQPPDSRPPRQGNSQELPIKERVGKTTCSNPGKFHYVQKSESCAPKCYSNVDVYWSQGDKRFSMVWIAIWSILCFISSAFTVLTFLIDPQRFKYPERPIIFLSMSYCVYSVGFLIRLFVGVENVACDRDSGVQYIIQEGLESTGCTIVFLILYYFGMASSLWWVILTLTWFLAAGKKWGHEAIEANSSYFHLAAWAIPAIKTIMILVMRKVAGDELTGVCYVGSMDVKALTGFVLIPLSCYLIIGTSFLLSGFVALFHIRKVMKTEGENTDKLEKLMVRIGVFSVLYTVPATCVIACYFYERLNMDYWKILAGEQKCSEDSKSGEECVMKSSIPAVEIFMVKIFMLLVVGITSGMWIWTSKTLQSWQNVFSRKLKKKTRRKAACVFTGSGPYLKPHPALKGHKTKYEPAGPPATCV, from the coding sequence ATGTTTGCCGCAAATGTTGGACTTAGCTTTGTGCTGCTGTGTGTGGCCGGATTTTGTTCCGCTATCAGTTCCATCGACCCAGACCGGCCGGGCGAAGGAAGATGCCAGGAGATTGCTATTCCACTCTGTAAGGACATTGGCTACAACTTGACAGTTATGCCGAACTTAATGGGACATGAAGATCAAAGTGAGGCAGCCATAAAGCTGCATGAGTTCGCTCCGCTGATTGAGTTCGGCTGCCACAGCCATCTGAAGTTTTTCTTGTGCTCGCTCTATGCTCCCATGTGCACGGAGCAGGTATCCACACCCATCCCAGCGTGCCGAGTAATGTGCGAGCAGGCAAGGCAGAAGTGTTCTCCCATCATGGAGCAGTTTAACTTCCACTGGCCTGAGTCACTGGACTGTTCCAGACTGCCAAATAAAAATGACCCCAATTATCTCTGTATGGAGGCACCTAACAACGGCACCGACGAGCCCCCAAAGGGATCCCACACTCAGCCGCCAGACTCCCGACCCCCTCGGCAAGGGAACAGCCAAGAACTGCCTATTAAGGAGAGGGTCGGTAAGACAACATGTAGCAACCCTGGAAAGTTTCATTACGTACAGAAGAGTGAGTCCTGTGCCCCCAAGTGTTACTCCAACGTCGACGTGTACTGGAGCCAGGGTGACAAGCGCTTCTCCATGGTGTGGATTGCCATCTGGTCCATCCTGTGCTTCATCTCCAGTGCCTTTACCGTCCTCACCTTCCTCATCGATCCACAGCGCTTCAAGTACCCTGAGCGGCCCATCATATTCCTGTCAATGTCTTACTGCGTCTACTCAGTGGGCTTTCTTATAAGACTTTTTGTGGGGGTGGAAAACGTGGCCTGTGACCGTGACAGCGGCGTTCAGTACATCATCCAGGAAGGCTTGGAAAGCACTGGCTGCACTATAGTCTTCCTCATTCTTTACTACTTCGGAATGGCCAGTTCCCTGTGGTGGGTCATTCTTACTCTCACATGGTTCCTCGCAGCTGGGAAAAAATGGGGTCATGAGGCCATTGAAGCCAACAGCAGCTACTTCCATCTGGCAGCATGGGCCATACCAGCTATTAAGACCATCATGATCCTGGTTATGAGGAAGGTGGCAGGAGATGAGCTCACAGGGGTCTGCTATGTGGGCAGCATGGATGTCAAAGCCTTGACAGGTTTTGTTCTCATACCCCTCTCTTGCTACCTCATCATTGGCACTTCTTTTCTGCTCTCAGGGTTTGTGGCACTCTTTCACATCCGTAAGGTCATGAAAACCGAAGGAGAGAATACAGATAAGTTGGAGAAGCTGATGGTTAGAATTGGCGTCTTCTCCGTGCTCTACACGGTCCCCGCCACTTGCGTCATCGCCTGCTATTTTTACGAGCGTCTCAACATGGATTATTGGAAGATTCTAGCAGGAGAGCAAAAGTGCTCTGAGGACAGTAAGAGCGGTGAGGAGTGCGTGATGAAGAGCTCCATCCCAGCCGTGGAGATCTTTATGGTTAAGATTTTCATGTTGCTGGTGGTGGGCATCACCAGCGGCATGTGGATCTGGACCTCCAAAACGCTGCAGTCTTGGCAGAACGTTTTCAGCCGCAAACTTAAGAAGAAGACGAGGAGGAAGGCTGCATGTGTTTTCACAGGAAGTGGACCTTACCTCAAGCCTCATCCTGCACTGAAAGGACATAAAACCAAGTATGAACCAGCAGGTCCTCCTGCAACTTGTGTATGA